A part of Candidatus Electrothrix aestuarii genomic DNA contains:
- a CDS encoding radical SAM protein: MSSSKPALVFANSKGEIIDYEGLTMAGASGDTFHCPDHRELIELPEGSELFVLPSRLPVGIEPDSGDPALLDCDPYTGEQGISAVAAFMAPAHTAVYTAAYQSQEKAPLLPLFAYTAVGWMDGKFWVTAFRSDQDSRQDAAEFDQDLINKRTAKKLKQHKDNRLIQHLGKCCLTYGCPAARNYFLGRWEAPLPSSPHCNASCVGCISLQPSGCCPSTQDRIRFIPTAREIAEIAVPHLESAPRPVVSFGQGCEGEPLLQAPTLEKSIELIRQQTPKGTINLNSNASLPDAVKKLVAAGLDSIRVSMNSARPDFHQRYYRPSGFTFSDVRRSIEVMKEAGKHVSLNYFILPGFTDDPEEYDALCELIAATGPDLIQLRNLNMDPEHYRKAVQHAPKQQPLGMLLWLDNLKKEFPALKFGYFNPYLG, encoded by the coding sequence GTGAGCAGCAGTAAACCCGCTTTGGTTTTTGCCAACAGCAAGGGTGAAATAATAGATTATGAAGGGCTCACTATGGCCGGAGCCAGTGGAGATACTTTTCACTGCCCGGATCACAGGGAGCTGATTGAGCTACCTGAAGGGAGTGAGCTCTTTGTTCTGCCGAGTAGACTTCCGGTCGGCATTGAGCCGGACAGTGGTGATCCGGCCCTGCTGGATTGCGATCCCTACACCGGGGAACAAGGTATCTCCGCAGTTGCTGCTTTTATGGCCCCAGCCCATACAGCTGTGTACACAGCAGCGTATCAAAGTCAGGAAAAGGCTCCCCTTCTGCCCCTGTTTGCCTATACTGCGGTTGGATGGATGGATGGTAAATTCTGGGTAACTGCCTTTCGCAGTGACCAGGACTCGCGCCAGGATGCAGCGGAATTTGATCAGGATCTGATTAATAAACGCACAGCAAAAAAGCTGAAGCAGCACAAAGACAACCGCCTGATTCAGCATTTGGGCAAATGTTGCCTAACCTATGGCTGCCCAGCTGCCCGGAATTATTTCCTGGGACGTTGGGAAGCTCCTCTGCCTAGCTCCCCTCACTGTAATGCCTCCTGCGTAGGCTGCATTTCCTTGCAACCTTCAGGCTGTTGTCCATCCACCCAGGATCGTATTCGCTTTATTCCAACAGCCCGTGAGATTGCCGAAATAGCAGTCCCTCATCTGGAAAGCGCGCCTCGTCCTGTGGTCAGCTTTGGTCAGGGCTGCGAGGGCGAGCCGCTTCTCCAAGCTCCTACCCTGGAAAAATCAATTGAGCTGATCCGCCAGCAGACCCCAAAGGGGACTATTAATCTGAACAGCAATGCCAGCCTACCAGATGCGGTGAAAAAACTGGTCGCAGCAGGTTTGGATTCTATCCGGGTCTCCATGAACTCAGCGCGCCCGGATTTTCACCAACGTTATTACCGTCCTTCAGGATTCACCTTCTCGGATGTACGCCGCTCCATCGAGGTTATGAAAGAGGCAGGCAAGCATGTTTCCCTGAACTATTTCATCCTGCCCGGCTTTACTGATGATCCCGAGGAATATGATGCGCTCTGTGAGCTCATCGCCGCAACCGGTCCTGATCTTATCCAGTTGCGCAACCTGAATATGGACCCGGAGCATTACAGAAAGGCCGTCCAGCATGCGCCCAAACAACAACCGCTGGGTATGCTCCTCTGGCTGGACAATTTAAAAAAAGAGTTTCCTGCTCTCAAATTCGGCTATTTCAACCCTTACCTCGGCTGA
- a CDS encoding sulfatase-like hydrolase/transferase gives MYSLSKYIQKDLNLHKVKVTALGADAVVDGHHAAKKLVIIVVGEAARADHFSLDGYPRETNPLLKNEDIYNFSKVFSCGTSTAYSVPCMFSVFPRSEFSSSKGKRTENVLDVLHHTGQVDILWRDNNSDSKGVALRVPYEDYRTSENNTICDDGECRDEGMLVGIDQYIAEHKGRDILIVLHQMGNHGPAYYKRYPKQFEVFTPTCTTNQLEDCSQEEIINSYDNALRYTDYFLDKTINFLRKYDKERETAMIYFSDHGESLGEGGIYLHGLPYMIAPEAQKHIGALMWFGEQARQYINLHLLQQKKDKEYSHDNLFHTLLGFFEVKTDVYDKNFDIINN, from the coding sequence GTGTATTCTTTATCAAAATATATCCAGAAGGATCTTAATCTGCATAAAGTGAAGGTGACGGCCCTGGGTGCTGATGCTGTCGTCGATGGTCATCATGCGGCCAAAAAGCTTGTTATTATTGTTGTGGGCGAGGCGGCTCGGGCTGATCATTTTTCTCTGGATGGTTATCCGAGGGAGACCAATCCTCTTTTGAAAAATGAAGATATTTATAATTTCAGCAAGGTGTTTTCTTGCGGAACCTCAACTGCATATTCGGTGCCATGTATGTTTTCCGTCTTTCCCAGATCAGAATTCAGCTCAAGCAAGGGAAAGCGAACCGAGAATGTTTTGGATGTATTGCATCATACCGGTCAGGTTGATATCTTATGGCGCGATAATAACTCTGATTCAAAGGGGGTAGCTCTGCGTGTACCCTATGAAGATTATAGAACCTCGGAGAATAACACTATCTGTGATGACGGGGAGTGCAGAGACGAGGGAATGCTGGTTGGAATTGATCAGTATATCGCAGAGCATAAGGGGAGGGATATTCTCATTGTTCTCCACCAGATGGGGAATCACGGACCAGCCTATTATAAAAGGTATCCAAAGCAATTCGAGGTCTTTACGCCAACCTGTACAACAAATCAGCTGGAAGATTGCAGTCAGGAGGAAATAATAAACAGTTATGATAATGCCTTGCGTTATACGGATTATTTCTTGGATAAGACAATTAATTTTTTGAGAAAATATGATAAGGAGCGCGAGACGGCCATGATCTACTTCAGTGATCATGGCGAGAGTTTAGGGGAGGGAGGCATTTATCTGCATGGCTTACCCTATATGATTGCCCCGGAAGCGCAAAAGCATATTGGCGCACTGATGTGGTTCGGGGAACAGGCTAGACAGTACATTAATCTTCATCTGCTTCAGCAAAAAAAAGATAAGGAATACAGTCATGATAATCTCTTTCATACCTTACTCGGCTTCTTTGAGGTGAAAACAGATGTGTATGATAAGAATTTTGATATTATAAATAATTAG
- the rfaE1 gene encoding D-glycero-beta-D-manno-heptose-7-phosphate kinase has protein sequence MSKMKAQVERFSDTRILVVGDVILDQFIWGTVSRISPEAPVPVVNVTREELLLGGSANVLRNIISLGGSCALCGIIGDDPMGDELLRLMKKVAAPVGGLIKGERPTTIKTRVVAQGQQVVRYDREKIGAPSQRTLESMLRYLDKHLAEFDAVIVSDYAKGVVNEELMTHLHRLLKDVRLSTGKALPLIVDPKPENLHRFIGATIITPNNFEASRISGMDIRDEDTLLAAARHIREDIACEAVLITRGEAGMALLEGDNETLVTIPTMAQEVFDVTGAGDTVAATLALGLAAGCSMTDAAVLANHAAGIVVGKVGTASVSCDELRHALL, from the coding sequence ATGAGTAAGATGAAGGCGCAGGTTGAGCGTTTTTCTGACACCCGGATACTGGTGGTCGGCGATGTTATATTAGATCAGTTTATCTGGGGCACCGTATCCCGTATTTCTCCAGAGGCTCCGGTGCCAGTGGTGAATGTGACTCGCGAGGAATTATTGCTCGGGGGGAGTGCCAATGTCCTGCGGAATATTATTTCTCTGGGTGGTTCCTGTGCTCTTTGCGGAATTATCGGCGATGACCCGATGGGGGATGAATTACTTCGGCTGATGAAAAAGGTTGCAGCCCCGGTGGGAGGCCTGATTAAAGGCGAACGACCGACCACCATCAAGACCCGAGTTGTGGCCCAGGGACAGCAGGTTGTCCGGTATGATCGAGAGAAAATAGGTGCCCCGAGTCAGCGTACCCTGGAAAGCATGTTGCGCTATCTGGACAAGCACCTGGCAGAATTTGACGCTGTTATTGTTTCAGATTATGCAAAAGGGGTTGTGAATGAAGAGCTGATGACTCATCTCCATCGTCTGCTCAAAGACGTGCGTCTTTCCACGGGAAAGGCTCTTCCTCTGATCGTGGATCCTAAACCGGAAAATCTCCACCGTTTTATCGGTGCCACGATTATTACCCCGAATAATTTTGAGGCCTCCCGGATCAGCGGTATGGATATTCGGGATGAAGATACCTTGCTTGCTGCGGCACGTCATATCCGGGAAGATATAGCCTGTGAGGCAGTGCTGATCACCCGTGGTGAGGCTGGCATGGCCCTCTTAGAAGGTGATAACGAGACACTTGTTACTATCCCGACCATGGCCCAGGAGGTCTTTGATGTGACTGGAGCCGGGGACACAGTTGCTGCGACCCTAGCCCTGGGGCTGGCTGCTGGCTGTTCTATGACAGATGCAGCTGTGCTGGCGAATCACGCTGCTGGCATTGTTGTGGGTAAAGTCGGTACAGCCTCAGTAAGCTGCGATGAATTGCGGCATGCACTTTTATGA
- a CDS encoding OmpH family outer membrane protein, with protein sequence MKRTSALIFSSVFLFLTIFTVVSASAAPSVGVVNLQQVLDKSRAGIAAKKKMEAKMKEFKASLDKEKEEVLAFQKELQKKADAWNEATKKEKALELQRKKRDFRVKQDDANLEMRNLQEKHLAPIMKELESIVEQVAKAKGISVIMPNTAVLYFDKNVDMTKEVTAALNKKMK encoded by the coding sequence GTGAAACGAACGAGTGCGTTGATTTTTTCATCTGTGTTTTTATTTCTGACAATTTTTACAGTTGTTTCTGCGAGCGCCGCTCCTAGTGTTGGAGTGGTCAATCTGCAGCAGGTTCTGGATAAGTCCCGTGCTGGCATAGCAGCCAAGAAAAAAATGGAGGCAAAGATGAAAGAGTTCAAGGCCTCCCTTGATAAAGAAAAAGAGGAAGTATTGGCATTTCAAAAAGAATTGCAGAAAAAAGCAGATGCCTGGAATGAAGCAACAAAGAAGGAAAAGGCCCTTGAACTGCAACGCAAAAAACGTGATTTTCGGGTCAAACAGGATGATGCGAACCTGGAGATGAGAAATTTGCAGGAAAAACATCTGGCCCCGATTATGAAAGAGCTGGAAAGCATTGTGGAGCAGGTTGCCAAGGCAAAGGGTATTTCTGTAATTATGCCGAACACCGCTGTGCTGTATTTTGATAAGAATGTTGATATGACCAAAGAGGTTACAGCAGCTCTGAATAAGAAGATGAAATAA
- the glgP gene encoding alpha-glucan family phosphorylase, translated as MTSKKPININSVEELTCSNKFGTFFGVPQSIFDQVWQELSSPKKNSVAYVSMEIGADPDIFHPVQDFLKEEEYTTSPDPTVQLFLDKYLQGPRKIPNYSGGLGVLAGDTLKSFADTHIPVIAISLLYREGYFSQLVDSRVGQIDQATSWSPEATPTLFQLQDPENPGQPLEITVPFFNEYDHPTMAKAHVWMKMEVSEELDFFVPEFLLDYSIPSSPPWVREAGLRLYNAKSAIMKANQRRMLGSGILPLTEALGLTPHTIHLNEQHGVAVTLHLILRQLKRTLGKDLRTTMRDEDIMAAAQEVARQIVYTIHTPVKAGHDRFARSLYTGISHETCHRILDLLAHDSDSPHEYNFTAFAMRVNRAINSVSRLHRDVTRKQFPDVAEKIKAITNGVHHLTWISEARAELFDTTKELEGWRDDPGVFAHMQLPDEQVFRKQLQQAWHKDNEILIDYINTMLSDHRTQMDSTWIDPPNYLSHLRPEQSLLQPDVFTVGFARRFSTYKRADLIFDNMPALADILVKNNWRINFIFAGKAHPQDEPGKSVLKLILDNQEELYTRSNGLAQLIFVPGYDMQIAKMMVSGVHTWLNSPKRPLEASGTSGMKAAMNGVPNLSVMDGWWVEGYHEGATGWKFGYDGPLNADSLSEHPDTLLYAEDSQSFYQLLPKVLELFYERHDEYMQLAVNNLRLNVPIFNTHRMAAEYVRKYNLDLPEETSARMKRFQNLYQSEPSDA; from the coding sequence GTGACCAGTAAAAAACCGATCAACATCAACTCAGTCGAAGAATTAACCTGTAGCAATAAATTCGGTACGTTTTTCGGAGTTCCCCAATCTATTTTTGATCAGGTTTGGCAAGAACTCAGCAGTCCGAAAAAGAACTCTGTCGCCTATGTCTCGATGGAGATCGGCGCAGATCCGGATATTTTTCATCCTGTACAGGATTTCCTCAAAGAGGAAGAATACACAACAAGTCCAGACCCGACTGTTCAGCTGTTTCTTGATAAATATCTTCAGGGACCGAGAAAAATCCCCAATTACAGTGGTGGTTTGGGCGTGCTTGCCGGAGATACGCTGAAAAGCTTTGCTGATACCCATATCCCGGTCATCGCTATTTCCCTGCTCTACCGAGAGGGATATTTTTCCCAGCTTGTTGATTCCCGGGTCGGTCAGATTGACCAGGCCACGAGCTGGTCACCCGAGGCAACCCCGACCCTTTTTCAGCTGCAGGATCCTGAAAATCCAGGACAGCCACTGGAGATCACGGTTCCTTTTTTTAATGAATACGATCATCCTACCATGGCAAAGGCCCATGTCTGGATGAAGATGGAGGTCAGCGAGGAATTGGATTTTTTTGTCCCGGAATTCCTCCTGGACTACTCCATTCCTTCTTCTCCCCCTTGGGTTCGGGAAGCAGGCCTGCGATTATACAATGCCAAGTCGGCTATTATGAAGGCAAATCAGCGTCGCATGCTCGGTTCCGGCATTTTACCGCTGACGGAAGCCCTTGGCCTAACGCCCCATACCATTCATCTTAATGAACAGCACGGGGTCGCGGTCACCCTGCATCTGATACTTCGCCAGCTGAAAAGAACCTTGGGAAAAGATCTCAGAACAACTATGCGTGACGAGGACATTATGGCAGCTGCCCAAGAGGTTGCCCGCCAGATAGTCTATACCATCCATACCCCGGTGAAGGCTGGGCATGACCGCTTTGCCCGCTCACTTTACACAGGTATCAGCCACGAGACCTGTCACCGCATTCTTGACCTGTTGGCCCATGATTCTGATTCCCCTCATGAGTATAATTTCACGGCCTTTGCCATGCGGGTCAACCGAGCCATTAACAGCGTCAGTCGCCTGCACCGTGATGTGACCAGAAAGCAGTTCCCTGATGTTGCGGAGAAGATAAAGGCCATCACCAACGGTGTGCATCATCTGACCTGGATCAGCGAGGCACGAGCAGAGCTTTTTGATACAACCAAAGAGCTGGAGGGATGGCGCGATGACCCAGGTGTCTTCGCCCATATGCAGCTGCCAGATGAGCAGGTCTTTCGCAAACAATTACAGCAGGCCTGGCACAAGGATAATGAGATTCTGATAGACTATATCAACACAATGCTTTCTGATCATCGTACACAGATGGACAGCACTTGGATTGACCCGCCTAATTACCTTTCCCACCTGCGCCCGGAACAATCCCTTTTGCAGCCAGATGTGTTCACGGTAGGCTTTGCTCGACGTTTTTCCACCTATAAACGTGCAGATCTTATTTTTGACAATATGCCTGCTTTGGCGGACATTCTGGTAAAAAATAATTGGCGCATCAATTTCATCTTTGCTGGCAAGGCGCATCCTCAGGATGAACCGGGAAAATCTGTCCTGAAACTCATTCTGGATAACCAGGAAGAGCTCTACACCCGCAGTAATGGGCTGGCGCAGCTGATTTTCGTGCCTGGCTATGATATGCAGATTGCCAAGATGATGGTTTCTGGTGTACATACCTGGCTGAACAGTCCCAAGCGACCTTTGGAGGCCTCCGGCACCAGTGGTATGAAAGCAGCCATGAACGGCGTGCCTAATCTCAGTGTTATGGATGGCTGGTGGGTGGAAGGATATCATGAAGGGGCAACCGGCTGGAAATTCGGGTATGATGGCCCGTTAAACGCCGACAGCCTGAGCGAGCATCCAGACACATTGCTCTATGCCGAGGATTCGCAGTCCTTTTATCAGCTCCTGCCCAAGGTCCTTGAGCTGTTCTACGAGCGCCACGACGAATACATGCAACTTGCTGTCAACAACCTGCGCCTGAATGTCCCCATATTCAATACCCACAGAATGGCAGCAGAATATGTTCGCAAATATAATCTGGATCTACCGGAAGAGACGAGCGCCCGTATGAAGAGATTTCAGAACCTGTACCAAAGTGAGCCCTCTGATGCCTGA
- a CDS encoding DUF3786 domain-containing protein: protein MKYIPATNCGECGYAACLAFAVAVTKGGVSPNLCPYVDKAQLPPEFGSARGAAGFEEVERGQNERDMALVAHLKSKIQSVDFDQLSQRLGTEWSADTPEQLRFRYLGQTIFLGQDEVVMDGEQLVDPRDQILLYNYVAFGGNAAGHAGGASEDRLPHGIWVGMESLPNSIAKIRTLATYCENRLAERFAGRIQALVPLCAEIDGKAGHDEQGQSADFASVLPVLPHVPLYLLFWDQDVEDGFDARVKILFDQHVMDFLDLESLVFAAERMADRLVELDRVVEK, encoded by the coding sequence TTGAAATATATCCCAGCAACAAATTGTGGCGAGTGCGGCTACGCAGCCTGCCTCGCCTTTGCTGTTGCTGTAACCAAGGGCGGAGTTTCACCGAACCTTTGTCCCTATGTGGACAAGGCGCAGCTTCCTCCTGAATTTGGCTCTGCACGGGGTGCTGCCGGTTTTGAAGAGGTAGAGCGCGGTCAGAATGAGCGGGATATGGCCTTGGTTGCCCATTTAAAGTCCAAGATCCAGTCTGTTGATTTTGATCAGCTCAGCCAGCGACTAGGGACTGAGTGGTCAGCAGATACGCCAGAGCAACTCCGATTCCGCTATCTCGGCCAGACAATTTTTTTGGGTCAGGACGAGGTGGTTATGGATGGAGAACAGCTTGTTGATCCCAGGGATCAGATTCTCCTCTATAACTATGTTGCCTTTGGCGGCAATGCTGCTGGACATGCAGGCGGGGCAAGCGAAGACCGGCTTCCTCACGGCATTTGGGTGGGCATGGAAAGTCTGCCCAATTCCATAGCCAAGATTCGAACTTTGGCAACCTATTGTGAGAACAGGTTAGCGGAGCGATTTGCCGGGCGGATCCAGGCTCTCGTCCCACTTTGCGCAGAGATTGATGGAAAAGCAGGTCATGACGAACAGGGCCAGAGTGCGGATTTTGCTTCTGTGCTTCCTGTGCTTCCTCATGTCCCTTTGTACCTTTTATTTTGGGATCAGGATGTGGAAGATGGTTTTGATGCCCGAGTAAAGATTTTATTTGATCAACATGTGATGGATTTCCTGGATTTGGAATCCTTAGTTTTTGCTGCCGAGCGCATGGCAGATCGCCTTGTCGAGCTAGACAGAGTCGTGGAAAAATAA